The Centroberyx gerrardi isolate f3 chromosome 7, fCenGer3.hap1.cur.20231027, whole genome shotgun sequence genome contains a region encoding:
- the LOC139918887 gene encoding uncharacterized protein LOC139918887, with the protein MCCQRASRQRTERQPEREGEKGKVPELTTEEIQEADTAAWFQDPPAYSTGMGCTTGHLACQPQPQATSGQEGQSLEAGGAKVPEVLSSLERLSQATGGMEKSWYRCIFPFGIISLVIGVAGTGVTYTYNDLPQTKVVSVVLLIVGLMLLLMATACWTVHKKKRRKKKEGGSFTSEQCPL; encoded by the exons ATGTGCTGccagagagccagcaggcagcgtacagagagacagccagagagggagggagagaaggggaaagt gcCAGAGCTGACAACGGAGGAGATCCAGGAGGCCGACACTGCAGCCTGGTTTCAGGACCCGCCAGCCTACAGCACCGGGATGGGCTGTACCACGGGTCACCTGGCTTGCCAACCGCAGCCCCAGGCCACCTCGGGGCAGGAGGGACAGTCCCTGGAGGCGGGCGGCGCCAAGGTCCCAGAGGTGCTCTCCTCCCTGGAGCGTCTGTCCCAGGCCACCGGAGGCATGGAGAAGTCTTGGTACCGCTGCATCTTCCCCTTCGGAATCATCTCTCTGGTGATCGGCGTGGCGGGAACTGGGGTGACCTACACCTATAACGACCTGCCTCAGACCAAAGTGGTGTCAGTGGTGCTGCTCATCGTGGgtctgatgctgctgctgatggccACCGCCTGCTGGACCGTCcacaagaagaagagaaggaaaaagaaagagggaggctCCTTTACCTCTGAGCAGTGCCCCCTGTGA
- the tedc2 gene encoding uncharacterized protein tedc2 isoform X2, whose product MSLLTAVEEAIKSCKAEQAKIDVNIHLYREILQTLTPQTKNVSEDSEFTDTAATDPDIPSGEKEEIELLERALEKALWIRAGTGPPKKNPDRNGQSGPHKVPGGAVVRPKEVTQLSAASKGNQTTIRSTSKSTSLDRKEPKKPRMPVSGATADHHLRQYKPRVNSNSIQKRPVSSADVVPLRAARKAQQAVSSSSSPDQGRLHASIAHSKYEAFRGSLQSDGELGKAAATSMPTSKNPVSVSHTEGTGTQTSPRQDGLWDKVIAVQRKPVPERSHFMERMRATFPKDWPCGSPDRTRVLVDKLTHQGQDLTQYYQTKQLLAKQASTAGTEPGGKENKYESYPTLESLETMAAELQQFADQVKREWEAWDRWRPEGGCLCPVGPKGEWGDGTVAPLPPTVSYTTEAELRELEKLRMRVALLQQQMYLQQALSDTLSPQLSSVVRGPGCPNPAVLRDLYSLLGEGGEQFPVMVLDTEPD is encoded by the exons ATGTCACTGCTGACCGCGGTGGAGGAAGCTATCAAGTCATGCAAAGCTGAGCAAGCCAAGATTGATGTCAACATTCATCTGTACAGGGAGATCTTACAGACCCT AACACCACAGACCAAGAATGTCTCCGAAGACTCCGAATTCACAGATACTGCTGCTACAG ACCCAGATATTCCAtcaggggagaaagaggaaatagAATTACTGGAGCGAGCGCTGGAGAAAGCCCTTTGGATCCGCGCTGGAACAGGacctccaaaaaaaaaccctgacagAAATGGACAATCTGGACCCCACAAGGTGCCAGGTGGTGCGGTTGTCAGACCCAAGGAGGTTACTCAGCTCTCTGCCGCCTCTAAAGGCAATCAGACAACCATCAGATCAACCTCCAAATCCACCAGCCTGGACAGAAAAGAGCCCAAGAAGCCTAGGATGCCAGTGTCAGGAGCTACAGCTGATCACCATCTTAGACAGTACAAACCCCGAGTGAATAGCAACTCAATCCAGAAACGTCCGGTCTCATCAGCTGACGTGGTTCCTCTCCGGGCGGCTAGGAAAGCGCAGCAGGCCGTCTCAAGTTCTAGCTCTCCTGACCAGGGTCGGTTACACGCCTCAATCGCCCACTCTAAGTATGAGGCCTTTCGAGGCAGCCTGCAGAGTGACGGGGAACTTGGCAAAGCCGCGGCTACCTCCATGCCTACTTCTAAGAACCCAGTGTCTGTTTCACACACAGAGGGGACTGGAACTCAGACTTCGCCTCGACAGGACGG GTTGTGGGACAAAGTGATCGCTGTACAAAGGAAGCCTGTGCCAGAGAGGAGTCACTTCatggagagaatgagagctACG TTCCCCAAAGATTGGCCTTGTGGCAGCCCAGATCGGACCAGGGTGCTGGTGGACAAGCTGACCCACCAGGGGCAAGACCTGACCCAGTACTACCAGACCAAGCAGCTTCTGGCCAAACAGGCCTCGACAGCAGGCACAGAACCGG GCGGTAAGGAAAACAAGTATGAATCTTACCCGACGCTTGAAAGCCTGGAGACGATGGCAGCAGAGCTCCAACAATTTGCAGACCAAGTAAAACGAG AGTGGGAAGCATGGGATCGATGGAGGCCAGAGGGAGGATGTCTCTGCCCCGTCGGGCCGAAGGGTGAGTGGGGAGATGGGACGGTTGCGCCCCTCCCCCCCACTGTGTCTTACACAACAGAGGCAGAGCTCCGAGAGCTGGAGAAGCTGAGGATGAGGGTGGCACTGCTACAACAGCAGATGTACCTACAACAG GCTCTGTCAGACACCCTGTCCCCTCAGCTCTCATCTGTGGTCCGTGGCCCCGGCTGTCCCAACCCCGCTGTGCTGAGAGACCTGTACTCCCTgctgggagaaggaggggagcaGTTCCCTGTCATGGTTCTGGACACTGAACCTGACTGA
- the hmox2b gene encoding heme oxygenase 2: MSAEKMETSVSNGAGPVYEEKEKEDTLSPEDLSELLAAGTKEVHEKAENTQFVKDFLRGRIRKELFKLGAVALYYTYTAMEEEIERNKDHPHFAPLYFPVELHRHEALARDLEYFYGPDWQSQTSCSPATQQYVDRIHQVGQEDPVLLVAHAYTRYMGDLSGGQVLRKVAQRALKLPATGEGLEFYQFDAVHSAKAFKQLYRSRMNELELDTEMKQKLVAEAVKAFQFNMEVFEELEEMGKSIQEDVLDAGMPVHGAAGGDISKCPYYATQMAASGGTAYACQLAMAVLRHPTGQVLFATWVAALAGLAAWYFM; the protein is encoded by the exons ATGTCAGCAGAGAAGATGGAGACGAGTGTGTCCAACGGAGCAGGGCCAGTgtatgaagagaaagagaaagaggacacCCTCAG tcCTGAGGACTTGTCTGAGCTGCTGGCAGCAGGGACCAAGGAGGTTCATGAGAAGGCTGAGAACACCCAGTTTGTCAAGGACTTCCTCAGGGGACGCATCCGCAAAGAGCTCTTCAAG CTTGGTGCTGTGGCGCTCTACTACACCTACACAGCCATGGAGGAGGAGATTGAAAGGAACAAGGACCACCCGCACTTTGCCCCTCTTTATTTCCCCGTGGAGCTGCACCGCCATGAGGCTCTGGCCCGTGACCTCGAGTACTTTTACGGCCCAGACTGGCAGAGCCAGACCAGCTGCTCCCCGGCCACCCAGCAGTACGTGGACCGCATTCACCAGGTAGGGCAGGAGGACCCCGTGCTGCTGGTGGCCCACGCTTACACCCGCTACATGGGGGACCTGTCCGGGGGCCAGGTGCTGAGGAAGGTGGCGCAGCGAGCCTTGAAGCTGCCCGCCACAGGAGAGGGCCTGGAGTTCTATCAGTTTGATGCCGTCCATAGCGCCAAAGCATTCAAGCAGCTGTACCGCAGCCGGATGAACGAGCTGGAGCTGGACACGGAGATGAAGCAGAAGCTAGTGGCCGAGGCTGTCAAGGCCTTCCAGTTCAACATGGAG GTGTTTGAGGAGTTGGAAGAGATGGGTAAGAGCATCCAGGAGGATGTTTTAGATGCTGGCATGCCTGTCCATGGAGCAGCGGGCGGAGACATCAGCAAATGCCCCTACTATGCCACCCAAATGG cGGCCAGTGGCGGAACAGCATACGCTTGTCAGCTAGCCATGGCTGTACTCAGACACCCCACAGGACAGGTCCTATTCGCTACTTGGGTTGCGGCTTTGGCTGGATTGGCTGCGTGGTATTTCATGTGA
- the tedc2 gene encoding uncharacterized protein tedc2 isoform X1 encodes MSLLTAVEEAIKSCKAEQAKIDVNIHLYREILQTLTPQTKNVSEDSEFTDTAATDPDIPSGEKEEIELLERALEKALWIRAGTGPPKKNPDRNGQSGPHKVPGGAVVRPKEVTQLSAASKGNQTTIRSTSKSTSLDRKEPKKPRMPVSGATADHHLRQYKPRVNSNSIQKRPVSSADVVPLRAARKAQQAVSSSSSPDQGRLHASIAHSKYEAFRGSLQSDGELGKAAATSMPTSKNPVSVSHTEGTGTQTSPRQDGIPSEQIAKWKSLRSKQNRLWDKVIAVQRKPVPERSHFMERMRATFPKDWPCGSPDRTRVLVDKLTHQGQDLTQYYQTKQLLAKQASTAGTEPGGKENKYESYPTLESLETMAAELQQFADQVKREWEAWDRWRPEGGCLCPVGPKGEWGDGTVAPLPPTVSYTTEAELRELEKLRMRVALLQQQMYLQQALSDTLSPQLSSVVRGPGCPNPAVLRDLYSLLGEGGEQFPVMVLDTEPD; translated from the exons ATGTCACTGCTGACCGCGGTGGAGGAAGCTATCAAGTCATGCAAAGCTGAGCAAGCCAAGATTGATGTCAACATTCATCTGTACAGGGAGATCTTACAGACCCT AACACCACAGACCAAGAATGTCTCCGAAGACTCCGAATTCACAGATACTGCTGCTACAG ACCCAGATATTCCAtcaggggagaaagaggaaatagAATTACTGGAGCGAGCGCTGGAGAAAGCCCTTTGGATCCGCGCTGGAACAGGacctccaaaaaaaaaccctgacagAAATGGACAATCTGGACCCCACAAGGTGCCAGGTGGTGCGGTTGTCAGACCCAAGGAGGTTACTCAGCTCTCTGCCGCCTCTAAAGGCAATCAGACAACCATCAGATCAACCTCCAAATCCACCAGCCTGGACAGAAAAGAGCCCAAGAAGCCTAGGATGCCAGTGTCAGGAGCTACAGCTGATCACCATCTTAGACAGTACAAACCCCGAGTGAATAGCAACTCAATCCAGAAACGTCCGGTCTCATCAGCTGACGTGGTTCCTCTCCGGGCGGCTAGGAAAGCGCAGCAGGCCGTCTCAAGTTCTAGCTCTCCTGACCAGGGTCGGTTACACGCCTCAATCGCCCACTCTAAGTATGAGGCCTTTCGAGGCAGCCTGCAGAGTGACGGGGAACTTGGCAAAGCCGCGGCTACCTCCATGCCTACTTCTAAGAACCCAGTGTCTGTTTCACACACAGAGGGGACTGGAACTCAGACTTCGCCTCGACAGGACGG GATACCCTCTGAGCAGATAGCAAAGTGGAAGTCTCTGAGGAGCAAGCAAAACAG GTTGTGGGACAAAGTGATCGCTGTACAAAGGAAGCCTGTGCCAGAGAGGAGTCACTTCatggagagaatgagagctACG TTCCCCAAAGATTGGCCTTGTGGCAGCCCAGATCGGACCAGGGTGCTGGTGGACAAGCTGACCCACCAGGGGCAAGACCTGACCCAGTACTACCAGACCAAGCAGCTTCTGGCCAAACAGGCCTCGACAGCAGGCACAGAACCGG GCGGTAAGGAAAACAAGTATGAATCTTACCCGACGCTTGAAAGCCTGGAGACGATGGCAGCAGAGCTCCAACAATTTGCAGACCAAGTAAAACGAG AGTGGGAAGCATGGGATCGATGGAGGCCAGAGGGAGGATGTCTCTGCCCCGTCGGGCCGAAGGGTGAGTGGGGAGATGGGACGGTTGCGCCCCTCCCCCCCACTGTGTCTTACACAACAGAGGCAGAGCTCCGAGAGCTGGAGAAGCTGAGGATGAGGGTGGCACTGCTACAACAGCAGATGTACCTACAACAG GCTCTGTCAGACACCCTGTCCCCTCAGCTCTCATCTGTGGTCCGTGGCCCCGGCTGTCCCAACCCCGCTGTGCTGAGAGACCTGTACTCCCTgctgggagaaggaggggagcaGTTCCCTGTCATGGTTCTGGACACTGAACCTGACTGA